A window from Triticum aestivum cultivar Chinese Spring chromosome 6D, IWGSC CS RefSeq v2.1, whole genome shotgun sequence encodes these proteins:
- the LOC123145345 gene encoding zinc finger protein CONSTANS-LIKE 10 isoform X2 codes for MIMDALCDFCGEQRPTIYCRSDAASLCLSCDHNVHSANTLSQRHMRTLLCDRCASQPAAVRCLEENTSLCQNCDWNGHAATSLAAGHLRQTINCYSGCPSSEELARIWSFDFDAPSAATEPNCEEGISMMSINDSGVSNHCGVQQDCSLLDIANTSLMSDPPTVEKLKSEDEMNLRPLPTHQPAQSVSMAPKVPSVTDDDMFNDGRVYENFCVDDNDLTFENYEELFGTPHVQTEQLFDDAGIDSFFEMKEMPAADCDQLTPVQPECSNAVSADSGLCVPARQAISTISLSFSGLAGESNAGDHQDCGVSPLLLMGEQPWLPPGSEVSSAGGSRGSALSRYMEKKKRRKFDKKIRYASRKARADVRKRVKGRFVKAGEAYDYDPLNDTRSY; via the exons ATGATCATGGATGCTCTTTGTGATTTCTGCGGGGAGCAAAGGCCAACAATTTATTGCCGATCGGATGCTGCATCCTTATGCTTATCGTGCGACCATAATGTGCATTCGGCTAACACCCTTTCCCAGCGACATATGAGGACCCTTCTGTGTGATCGTTGTGCTTCACAGCCTGCAGCAGTCCGGTGTCTTGAAGAGAACACCTCACTTTGCCAAAACTGTGATTGGAACGGGCATGCCGCGACATCCTTGGCTGCCGGGCATCTAAGGCAGACCATAAACTGCTACTCAGGGTGCCCATCATCAGAAGAGCTGGCAAGAATCTGGTCCTTTGATTTTGATGCCCCTTCTGCAGCTACTGAGCCGAACTGTGAGGAAGGAATAAGCATGATGAGCATTAATGACAGTGGTGTCAGTAACCATTGTGGCGTTCAACAGGATTGCAGCTTGCTGGATATAGCTAACACATCACTCATGAGTGATCCGCCCACTGTCGAAAAGCTTAAATCCGAAGACGAAATGAATCTTCGGCCACTTCCTACGCATCAGCCTGCTCAATCAGTTTCTATGGCACCTAAG GTACCCAGTGTAACAGATGACGATATGTTCAATGATGGCAGAGTATACGAAAACTTCTGTGTGGATGATAATGACCTGACATTTGAGAATTATGAAGAACTGTTTGGTACTCCACACGTTCAGACAGAGCAACTATTTGATGATGCTGGAATTGACAGTTTCTTTGAAATGAAGGAAATGCCAGCTGCTGATTGTGACCAG CTCACCCCCGTGCAACCCGAATGTAGCAACGCGGTATCTGCTGATTCCGGTCTTTGTGTTCCTGCAAGGCAGGCCATATCTACTATTTCCCTCTCGTTCTCTGGTTTGGCTGGTGAGAGCAATGCTGGAGATCACCAAGATTGTGGGGTATCACCACTGCTCCTTATGGGCGAGCAACCCTGGCTTCCTCCTGGTTCTGAAGTATCATCTGCCGGTGGTAGCAGAGGTAGTGCTCTCTCACGGTacatggagaagaagaagagaagaaa ATTCGACAAGAAGATCAGGTACGCTTCTCGCAAGGCTAGGGCAGACGTGAGGAAGAGGGTCAAGGGCCGGTTTGTCAAAGCCGGCGAAGCATACGACTATGATCCGCTCAACGATACACGAAGCTACTGA
- the LOC123145345 gene encoding zinc finger protein CONSTANS-LIKE 10 isoform X1 has protein sequence MIMDALCDFCGEQRPTIYCRSDAASLCLSCDHNVHSANTLSQRHMRTLLCDRCASQPAAVRCLEENTSLCQNCDWNGHAATSLAAGHLRQTINCYSGCPSSEELARIWSFDFDAPSAATEPNCEEGISMMSINDSGVSNHCGVQQDCSLLDIANTSLMSDPPTVEKLKSEDEMNLRPLPTHQPAQSVSMAPKVPSVTDDDMFNDGRVYENFCVDDNDLTFENYEELFGTPHVQTEQLFDDAGIDSFFEMKEMPAADCDQQLTPVQPECSNAVSADSGLCVPARQAISTISLSFSGLAGESNAGDHQDCGVSPLLLMGEQPWLPPGSEVSSAGGSRGSALSRYMEKKKRRKFDKKIRYASRKARADVRKRVKGRFVKAGEAYDYDPLNDTRSY, from the exons ATGATCATGGATGCTCTTTGTGATTTCTGCGGGGAGCAAAGGCCAACAATTTATTGCCGATCGGATGCTGCATCCTTATGCTTATCGTGCGACCATAATGTGCATTCGGCTAACACCCTTTCCCAGCGACATATGAGGACCCTTCTGTGTGATCGTTGTGCTTCACAGCCTGCAGCAGTCCGGTGTCTTGAAGAGAACACCTCACTTTGCCAAAACTGTGATTGGAACGGGCATGCCGCGACATCCTTGGCTGCCGGGCATCTAAGGCAGACCATAAACTGCTACTCAGGGTGCCCATCATCAGAAGAGCTGGCAAGAATCTGGTCCTTTGATTTTGATGCCCCTTCTGCAGCTACTGAGCCGAACTGTGAGGAAGGAATAAGCATGATGAGCATTAATGACAGTGGTGTCAGTAACCATTGTGGCGTTCAACAGGATTGCAGCTTGCTGGATATAGCTAACACATCACTCATGAGTGATCCGCCCACTGTCGAAAAGCTTAAATCCGAAGACGAAATGAATCTTCGGCCACTTCCTACGCATCAGCCTGCTCAATCAGTTTCTATGGCACCTAAG GTACCCAGTGTAACAGATGACGATATGTTCAATGATGGCAGAGTATACGAAAACTTCTGTGTGGATGATAATGACCTGACATTTGAGAATTATGAAGAACTGTTTGGTACTCCACACGTTCAGACAGAGCAACTATTTGATGATGCTGGAATTGACAGTTTCTTTGAAATGAAGGAAATGCCAGCTGCTGATTGTGACCAG CAGCTCACCCCCGTGCAACCCGAATGTAGCAACGCGGTATCTGCTGATTCCGGTCTTTGTGTTCCTGCAAGGCAGGCCATATCTACTATTTCCCTCTCGTTCTCTGGTTTGGCTGGTGAGAGCAATGCTGGAGATCACCAAGATTGTGGGGTATCACCACTGCTCCTTATGGGCGAGCAACCCTGGCTTCCTCCTGGTTCTGAAGTATCATCTGCCGGTGGTAGCAGAGGTAGTGCTCTCTCACGGTacatggagaagaagaagagaagaaa ATTCGACAAGAAGATCAGGTACGCTTCTCGCAAGGCTAGGGCAGACGTGAGGAAGAGGGTCAAGGGCCGGTTTGTCAAAGCCGGCGAAGCATACGACTATGATCCGCTCAACGATACACGAAGCTACTGA